A stretch of Candidatus Binatia bacterium DNA encodes these proteins:
- the yhbY gene encoding ribosome assembly RNA-binding protein YhbY translates to MNALTGKQRRHLRGLGHSLEPVLQVGKGGVTESVIAATDEALLAHELIKVRRGTECPSDRDEVGSALASGTGAEVIQTLGHTLLLYRAHPEEPRLQVPS, encoded by the coding sequence ATGAATGCCCTCACGGGAAAGCAGCGGCGTCATCTGCGCGGTCTGGGGCATTCCCTCGAGCCGGTGTTGCAGGTGGGTAAGGGTGGCGTCACAGAGTCCGTGATCGCTGCAACCGACGAAGCGCTGCTGGCGCATGAGCTCATCAAGGTGCGCCGGGGTACGGAGTGTCCGTCCGATCGCGATGAAGTCGGCTCCGCGCTCGCATCCGGGACCGGGGCGGAAGTCATCCAGACTCTGGGGCACACACTTCTCCTCTACCGAGCGCACCCCGAAGAGCCACGCCTCCAAGTCCCCTCTTAG
- a CDS encoding TetR/AcrR family transcriptional regulator, whose product MPDGAMKTKGERTSERILDVAEALFATNGYEGASLRAICREAGIQQPGIYNHFESKQHLYAAVLDRALSPMAAALENRLSHHDPARAQAELPGVMTDLLLEHPSMAALFQQALQGDPSSVGNQMLQTWLDRLFAQGIEALEPVAVGLDRVDLALRIIALFNLTTGYFLSQRAFESMGGGDITNPDNVARQKQLLERLARAVMPSS is encoded by the coding sequence AGGGAGAGCGAACCTCAGAGCGGATTCTCGACGTCGCGGAGGCCCTGTTCGCCACGAATGGGTATGAGGGGGCCTCCCTGCGCGCGATCTGCCGCGAGGCCGGCATCCAGCAGCCCGGCATCTACAACCACTTCGAGAGCAAGCAGCACCTCTACGCTGCCGTTCTCGACCGGGCACTCTCCCCAATGGCAGCGGCACTCGAGAACCGCCTGAGCCATCACGATCCCGCGCGCGCTCAGGCCGAACTCCCCGGTGTCATGACGGATCTCCTCCTCGAGCACCCGTCGATGGCCGCCCTCTTCCAGCAGGCGCTGCAGGGCGACCCGTCGTCCGTCGGCAATCAGATGCTCCAAACGTGGCTCGATCGACTCTTCGCCCAGGGCATCGAAGCCCTCGAGCCGGTCGCCGTGGGTCTCGATCGAGTCGACCTCGCCCTGCGCATCATCGCGCTGTTCAACCTGACGACGGGCTACTTCCTGTCGCAGCGCGCGTTTGAATCCATGGGCGGCGGAGACATCACCAACCCCGACAACGTCGCGCGCCAGAAGCAGCTGTTGGAACGACTCGCCCGCGCAGTGATGCCCTCCTCATGA